TACGGACGACGCCTGGGCTTCAGGTCGTGCCGAACGGGTCGATGGGGTACTCCCTGCTCGGGCGCGGCAACTGCACGCCCGACATCTACGTCGACGGCATGGCGATCATCGACGGGGCGTCGAGCATCAACGAGCTCGTGAACCCGAACGACGTATCGGGCGTCGAGATCTACAACGGCGGAGCGACGGTCCCGGTGCAGTTCCAGAGTGGGAGTGGCGGGAGCTGTGGGGCGGTGGTGGTGTGGAGCAAGCGCGGGAAGCCGAGGAGCGCCGATCGGAGTGCCGACCAGAGCGCGGCGCCGTAGGCGTTCACCGCGTTGGCGCCGCCGTGGTCCGCACCGCGGAGCGGTTACGGCGTGCAGCTCCAGCTCGCCGGATGTGCAAGCGACGGGATGGCGTAGCCGACTTTTGGCAGGACCTCGCGGGCGGCGAGGGTGAGGGCGCCCGCGAGCATCGCGAGGCCGAGCAGGTGGACGACGCTGGAACGGTGTCGCCAGGCCGAAGTAGAGGTCGCGATGCCGACGAGCCCGAGCAGGGCGACGAGGCCGAGGTAGTATCCGAGTTCGACGCCGCAGCGGGTCGAGTAGGGCCAGTAGATGAGAGCGGCGACGGCGGCGACGCCGAGGACGAGTCGGAAGAGGAGCGCGAATTGGGCGCGCCACGACCGCCGGCCGCTCGGCGCCACGCTGCCGACCGTGCGGGACGGTCCGGGGGTGGGCGTGGCGCCGCGCCGGCTGACGTCGGGCGGTGGCGCCGGTGCGGCCGGCGCGCGGACGGCGTCCGTCGGCGCGCCGGGATCCGGGACGGCGGCGAGTCGCCGGTCGATGTCGGCGAGTTCTCGTTCCCAGTCGCGGTTGCTCATCGGGTCAGGTCCCTTCGCGCTTGAGTCCGTAGCGCTCGATTTTTTTGTAGACGTTCGAGCGCGGCATCTCGAGGGCCCGCGCGGTTTCGGAGACGTTCCAGTCGTGCTCGCGGAGTTTGGAGAGGAGGAACGCGCGTTCGGCGGCGTGCTTGAACTCCTCGAAGGTGCCCGCGTCGCCGAGGGTGCCGACGTGGTCGGCGTCGGCGGCGCGGCGGCCGACGAGATGTTCGACGTCGGCCGCGGTCACCTGCGCGCCGGGGGCGAGGATCACGAGGCGTTCGACCGTGTTGCGCAGTTCGCGCACGTTGCCCGGCCAGTCCCACGCGACGAGCCGTTGGACCGCCTCTTCGTCGACCGACTTGGGGGGTAGGCCGTCCTGCTTCGAAAGGACCGTGAGGAAGTGTCGTACGAGGAGCGGGATGTCTTCGCGGCGGTCGCGAAGGGCCGGGACGCGGAGCGGGACGACGTTGAGGCGGTAGTAGAGGTCTTCGCGGAAGCGGCCGGCCGCGATCTCTTCATCGAGCGTCTTGTTGGTCGCGGCGAGGATGCGGACGTCGACCTTGGTTGCGCGCGAGCCGCCGATGCGGGTCACGACGCCGTCCTGGAGTACGCGGAGCACCTTGGCCTGCGCGGCGGGTGACATGTCCCCGACCTCGTCGAGAAAGAGCGTGCCCCCATCGGCCTGTTCGAACTTGCCGGCGCGGTCCTGCACCGCGCCGGTGAACGACCCTTTCATGTGGCCGAACAGTTCGCTCTCGATCAGTTCCGACGGGATCGCGGCGCAGTTGACCTCGATGAACGGTTTTTTCGCGCGCGGCGAGTTTTTGTGGACCGCGCGCGCGACGAGTTCCTTCCCGGTGCCGTTTTCGCCGGTGACGAGGACGCGGGCCGGGGTCGGCGCGACGCGTTCGATCTGCTCGATCAGCGCTCGGATGAGGTACGACCGGCCGACGATCTCGTGGCGGCTCTCGACCGCGTCGCGGAGGGTTTCGCGGAGGCGGGCGTTTTCGTCGGCGAGGTCGGCGTGTTCGAGCGCGTGGCGGAGCAGGAGCAGGACGCGGTCCGTGTCGAGCGGCTTTTCGAGGAAGTCGTATGCGCCCGCCTGCGTGGCTTCGACGGCCGTCTTGATGGTGCCATGGCCGCTGATCATGACGACCACTGCGGACGAGTCGAGCCGACGGAGGCGGCGGAGTGCGTCCAGCCCGTCCATGCCCGCCATCTTGATGTCGAGGAAGACGAGGTGCGGGCGAAAGCGTTCGTACTCCGCGAGGCCTTCAGCGGCGCCGGGTGCCGTGCGCACCTCGTAGCCCTCGTACTCGAGGAGTTGCCCGAGTGCGGTGCGGATGCCGGGTTCGTCGTCGACGACGAGGATGCGGCGGGGCATGTCAGGTGCGGCGGGAGAGATCGTTCGCGGAGGTCGGGGCGGGCCTGGCGGCGCGCCGCCGGACGCCGCGACGCGGGCACGCGTTCACGGCGCGGCTTTATAGAGGGTGATGCGGCCGCGGCCGACGCGGACGTCGCCGATGTAAGCAGGAAGCGGGACGGCGATCGCGCTGGAGACCACGCCGGCGGGGGTGGGTCCCTGGCGAAATCGGGCGACGACGCGCGGCACGAGGGCCGCGGGAATTGGCACGGCGCCGATACGCACGTCCGCAACGTTGAACTGGGCGAGTCCGGGGCGGAGGACGTCGAACGTACCGCCGAATTGGAGCGTGTCGCGCGCCTGGAGGACGCGGCGGACGGGGCCGCCGAGTACGCCCGCGAAGTCGGCGGGTGAAACGACGGTGCGCACGTAGACCCGGTCGCCTCGCACCGTCGTTTGTGCCCCGCGCAAGCTGGCCGGGAGTGCGTCGGCGAGGGAGAGGAACGCGTACGACGCGAGCTCGCCGGGGCGCACGTTGACGTAGACCGGCCCGCGTCGAGTGGACAGGGCGCGCACGGCGCGCTCGCCGCGCGCGGCGCTCGCCTGGTCGACGGACTGCCAGACCGCCCCGGTGTCGGGCGTGACCGCGCGACGCTGGCGTGGCCCGAGGCGGCCGGCGAGCGGGCGCCAGGTGTCACGCGTGACGTACAGGGCGGCGGCGATGGCGAGGACGGCGAGGCAACCGAGCCGGCGGAGGCAGCCGAACATCAGCACGCCTGAGCGGCGGCGGGATGACGTTGTGTGGTGTCCGTCGTCGGGGCGGCGAGCGGGGTCATGCGCTCCAACGTAGCAGCGCGGGGTTACGTCGCGGAGGCAGGTTCGGGCCCGCTCGAGTATCCGGCGGTGACGAGCGGCGGACGGGACGCGGCGGCGGTTCGACTGGGAATGCGGTAGCGGAGCGCTTCGGCAACGTGCGCGACCGCGATGTCGGCGGTGCCGTCGAGGTCGGCGATCGTGCGCGCGACCTTGAGCACGCGGAAGTAGGCACGGGCGGAGAGGCCGAGTCGGTCGGCGGCGGTGACGAGGAGATCGCGCGCGCCTTGGGCGACCGGCGTTTCGCGGTCGAGCCAGCGGCCGGCAATCCCGGCGTTGGTCGTAATGCCGGGTAGCTGGCGGTAGCGTGCCGTCTGTCGCGCGCGGGCGGCGTCGACGCGCGGGCGGATCGCAGCCGACGGTTCGCCCAGCGTGCGGGCGCCGATCGCGCGCGGGGGGACGGCGCCGACGCGGACGTGCATGTCGATGCGGTCGGAGAGCGGACCGGAGAGGCGCGCACCGTAGCGTTCGACGTCGGCCGGCGTGCAGGTACAGACCGCGTCCGGTTCGCCGGCGCGACCGCACGGGCACGGGTTCATCGCGGCGACGAGCGTGAAGCGGGCGGGGTAGCCGATCGTGGCGGTCGCACGCGAGAGGACGACGTGTCCGTCTTCGAGCGGCTGGCGCAGGCTGTCGAGGACGTGGCGCGGGAACTCGAGGAGTTCGTCGAGGAAGAGCACGCCGAGGTGGGCGAGGGAGACCTCGCCCGGTCGGGGCGGGGAGCCCCCGCCGACGAGGCCCGCGGTCGAGATCGTGTGGTGTGGCGCGCGGAACGGGCGGTCCGGGGGGGCGTCCGTGTGCGACGTGAGTCCAGCGACGGAGCGGATCGCGAGCACGTCGAGCGCTTCGCGGTCGGTGAGCGGGGGGAGAATCGACGGGAGGCGGCGGGCGAGCATGGTCTTCCCCGCTCCGGGCGGTCCGACGAGCGCGAGGTTGTGGCCGCCCGCGGCGGCGATCTCGAGCGCGCGCTTCGCCGTCTCCTGGCCGACGACGTCGGCGAAGTCGTCGGTCGGTCGGAGTGGGGCGGCCGTCGTCGCGGACGGGGTGCTTTGGGGTAGCTGGCCCGCCGCGAGCGCGTCGAAGAACTCGCGGAGCGTGGCGGGGGAGTACACGCGGAGGCCGTCGACCCGGGCGGCTTCGGCGAGGTTGCCGGGCGGAGCGACGAGCGCGTGACCGGCGTCGGCCGCCCAGCGGGCGATGGGGAGCACGCCGCGCACCGGGCGCAGCGTGCCGTCGAGTGCGAGTTCGCCGATGACGACGAGGTCGGCGAGGGCGTGCTGATCGAGGCGGTCGGTCGCGGCGAGCGCGCCGAGTGCGATCGGCAGGTCGAACCCGGAGCCGCTCTTCGGGACGTCGGCTGGGGAGAGATTGACCGTCGTCCGCCGGGGCGGGAGCGGGAGGTCGCTGTTGGCGAGGGCGGCGACGACGCGCTCGCGCCCTTCCTTGACGGCGCCGGCGGCGAGGCCGACGACGGTGAGTTGAGGCAGGCCCAGTGCGGCGTGCACTTCGACCGTGACCTCGAAGGCGTCGATGCCGCAGACAGCGGCGGAGCGGACGGAGGCGAGCACGCGCCCACGGTATGGCCGTGGGCGCGTGTGCGGTGCATCACTTCGTTGCGCGGTGGGGCGGAACGTTGCCGCGTGCGCCCCACGTCGCCGCCTCAGGTTGGGGGCGGCGTGCTCGACGGCGCGGCGGACGCGGTGGTCGTCGGGAGCGTGACGGCCGGCACGTCGACGACAAAGACGAGGACCGAGCCGGCGGGGATCCCCGTGCCGTGCGATGTCTCGCCGTAGCCGAGCGACGGCGGGATGATCAACCGGCGGCGCCCGCCGGCGCGGATGCCGAGCAGCCCGCGGTCGAACCCGCGGATCACTTCCCCGTTGCCGAGCACGAAGGTGAGCGGGGACGTCGAGGACGCGTTGGTGCCGAACGCGCGGCCGTTGGCGAGATAGCCCGTGTAGTAGTAGCTCAGCGTCGCGCCCTTGACCGCCTGGTTGCCGGAGCCGACGGCGAGATCCTGGTAGTACACGCCGGACGTATCCTTCGTAAACTCGCTGAGCCGGATGTTGAGCGAGTCGGAGTAGGCCACGGTGGCCGGATTCTGGTCCGGGGACGTGATACTGCGGCACGCGCCGACCGACGCGCCGACGAGCGTGGCGATGCCGACGCCCGCGAAGCTCACGGTGCGGCGGGCGCGCGGCGTCGATTGAACGGATCGTGCGGAAGCGGCGGGGCGGAACATCGGCTACGCTGAAGAGTGAGAGGTGGACCGCTCGTAAATGTAGGCTGACCGGCGCGCACCTCGCGCGCGTGCGTTCGGCACGCGGCGGCTGCCAGCCACCCCCGTTTCGCCACGGCGTCATGACCGCTCCGCCGACCTCGTCTTTGCCCGCGGAAACGCCCGGGTTTACCTGGCGGGAGTTGGGCACGCGTCTGCGCTGGGCGTTGCGACTGCGCTGTCCCTACTGCGGCGGCGGGCCGGTGCGGAGTTCGTGGCTCAAGCGGCTGCCCGGGTGCCCCGTGTGTGGGATCCGGCTCGACCGCGGTGAGCACGACTACTTCATCGGCGCGTACATGGTCAACCTGATCGCGGCGGAGGTGCTGCTCGCGGCCGGGTTGCTCATCGTCCTGCTGGCGACATGGCCCACGCCGCCGTGGGACTGGATCCAGTACGGCGGGGTGGCGTTGATGATCGTGCTGCCGCTCGTGACCTATCCGTTCACGGAGCTGTTGTGGCTCGCGTTCGACCTCGTCTTCCGCCCGGTGACGCCGGCGGAGCTGGCGTGGCACCGCGAGGGCAGCCTCGACGCGCGGGAACTGCCGCACCGCTAGCCGCGCCGACGCTCGATGGCCATCGCAACCGTGAACCCGGCGACCGGCGCGCTCGTCCGCGCGTTCGAGGCGGACGACGACGCGGCCGTCGAACGCGGGCTCGCGGCCGCGTCCGACGCGGCGCGGCGCTGGCGCGCGGTCGCGGTCGCCGAGCGCGCCGCGGTCGTCGCGCGCGCCGGCGAGCTGCTCGACGCGCGGCGCGACGCGTACGCGCGGCTCATGACGCTCGAGATGGGGAAGCCGATCCGGTCGGCGCGCGACGAGGCCGCGAAGTGCGCGCTCGCCTGCCGGTTCTACGCGGCGCACGGGCCCGACTTCGTCGCGGCCGAGACCCTGTTCGACGACGAGACCGGGACCGGGCGCGTGTTCTACCAGCCGTTAGGCGTCGTGCTCGCCGTGATGCCGTGGAACTTCCCGTTCTGGCAGGTCGTCCGCTTCGCCGCGCCGGCCCTCGTCGCCGGCAACGTCGGCGTGCTGAAGCACGCGTCCAACGTGCCGCAGTGTGCGCTCGCGCTCGCCGAGCTGTTCCGCGACGCGGGGGCGCCGGCCGGCGTGTTCCAGACGCTGCTCGTCGAGTCCGGGCGCGTCGCGGCGCTCGTGGCCGACCCGCGCGTCGCGGCGGTCACGCTCACCGGGAGCGAGGGCGCGGGCGCGTCGGTCGGCGCGACGGCCGGGGCCGCGCTCAAGAAGACGGTCCTCGAACTCGGCGGGAGCGACCCGTTCGTCGTGCTCGCCGACGCGGACGTCGAGGCGGCGGCGCGCGCCGCGGTGACCGCGCGAACGATCAACAACGGCCAGTCGTGCATCGCGGCCAAGCGGTTCGTCGTCGAGGCGCCGGTCTACGAGGCCTTCGTCGAACGCCTCGCGTCGGGGATCGCGGCGCTCCGCGTCGGCGACCCGTCCGACGAGCAGACCGACGTCGGCCCGCTCGCGTCGGCGCAGATCCGCGACGACCTCGCCGACCAGGTGCGCCGGTCGGTCGACGCGGGGGCGCGGCTCGTCCGCGGCGGGTCGGCGCCTAACGGACCGGAGTTCGCCGGCGGCTTCTCCGCCGGTGGCTTTTACTATCTGCCGACGGTGCTGGCCGACGTGCCGCGGGGCGCCGCGGCGGCGCAGGAAGAGACCTTCGGCCCGGTCGCGGCGGTGCTCCGCGCGCGCGACGCCGACGAGGCGCTCGAGGTCGCGAACGACACGCCGTACGGGCTCGGTGCCGCGGTCTGGACGCGCGACCCGGCGCGGGCGGAGCGCTTCGCGGCGGGGATCGACGCCGGCTCGGTGTTCGTGAACGGGATGGTCGTCTCGGACCCGCGCCTCCCGTTCGGCGGGATCAAGCGCTCGGGGTACGGGCGCGAGCTGAGCGCGGTCGGGCTACGCGAATTCACCAACGTGAAAACGGTGCGCGTCGCGTCGGGCGCGGCGGCCGCGCCGGGCCAGACGACCGAGTAGGGCGCGCGCCCTCCTCGAGTCGCCGCCGCACGCGCGCTACGGCGTGCCGCTCACGCCGACGCGCCGCCCAGCACGGGCTTCAGCACCCGCCGCCACCACCGCGCGCGCTGCTCGACGCGCTCGGCGGTCGTGCGGATCCGCCGCCACGCGTCGAGCATCGC
The Gemmatimonadetes bacterium T265 genome window above contains:
- a CDS encoding succinate-semialdehyde dehydrogenase — translated: MAIATVNPATGALVRAFEADDDAAVERGLAAASDAARRWRAVAVAERAAVVARAGELLDARRDAYARLMTLEMGKPIRSARDEAAKCALACRFYAAHGPDFVAAETLFDDETGTGRVFYQPLGVVLAVMPWNFPFWQVVRFAAPALVAGNVGVLKHASNVPQCALALAELFRDAGAPAGVFQTLLVESGRVAALVADPRVAAVTLTGSEGAGASVGATAGAALKKTVLELGGSDPFVVLADADVEAAARAAVTARTINNGQSCIAAKRFVVEAPVYEAFVERLASGIAALRVGDPSDEQTDVGPLASAQIRDDLADQVRRSVDAGARLVRGGSAPNGPEFAGGFSAGGFYYLPTVLADVPRGAAAAQEETFGPVAAVLRARDADEALEVANDTPYGLGAAVWTRDPARAERFAAGIDAGSVFVNGMVVSDPRLPFGGIKRSGYGRELSAVGLREFTNVKTVRVASGAAAAPGQTTE
- a CDS encoding peptidyl-prolyl cis-trans isomerase, with translation MSFAGVGIATLVGASVGACRSITSPDQNPATVAYSDSLNIRLSEFTKDTSGVYYQDLAVGSGNQAVKGATLSYYYTGYLANGRAFGTNASSTSPLTFVLGNGEVIRGFDRGLLGIRAGGRRRLIIPPSLGYGETSHGTGIPAGSVLVFVVDVPAVTLPTTTASAAPSSTPPPT
- a CDS encoding magnesium chelatase, encoding MLASVRSAAVCGIDAFEVTVEVHAALGLPQLTVVGLAAGAVKEGRERVVAALANSDLPLPPRRTTVNLSPADVPKSGSGFDLPIALGALAATDRLDQHALADLVVIGELALDGTLRPVRGVLPIARWAADAGHALVAPPGNLAEAARVDGLRVYSPATLREFFDALAAGQLPQSTPSATTAAPLRPTDDFADVVGQETAKRALEIAAAGGHNLALVGPPGAGKTMLARRLPSILPPLTDREALDVLAIRSVAGLTSHTDAPPDRPFRAPHHTISTAGLVGGGSPPRPGEVSLAHLGVLFLDELLEFPRHVLDSLRQPLEDGHVVLSRATATIGYPARFTLVAAMNPCPCGRAGEPDAVCTCTPADVERYGARLSGPLSDRIDMHVRVGAVPPRAIGARTLGEPSAAIRPRVDAARARQTARYRQLPGITTNAGIAGRWLDRETPVAQGARDLLVTAADRLGLSARAYFRVLKVARTIADLDGTADIAVAHVAEALRYRIPSRTAAASRPPLVTAGYSSGPEPASAT
- the dctD gene encoding sigma-54-dependent Fis family transcriptional regulator; translation: MPRRILVVDDEPGIRTALGQLLEYEGYEVRTAPGAAEGLAEYERFRPHLVFLDIKMAGMDGLDALRRLRRLDSSAVVVMISGHGTIKTAVEATQAGAYDFLEKPLDTDRVLLLLRHALEHADLADENARLRETLRDAVESRHEIVGRSYLIRALIEQIERVAPTPARVLVTGENGTGKELVARAVHKNSPRAKKPFIEVNCAAIPSELIESELFGHMKGSFTGAVQDRAGKFEQADGGTLFLDEVGDMSPAAQAKVLRVLQDGVVTRIGGSRATKVDVRILAATNKTLDEEIAAGRFREDLYYRLNVVPLRVPALRDRREDIPLLVRHFLTVLSKQDGLPPKSVDEEAVQRLVAWDWPGNVRELRNTVERLVILAPGAQVTAADVEHLVGRRAADADHVGTLGDAGTFEEFKHAAERAFLLSKLREHDWNVSETARALEMPRSNVYKKIERYGLKREGT